One part of the Rutidosis leptorrhynchoides isolate AG116_Rl617_1_P2 chromosome 1, CSIRO_AGI_Rlap_v1, whole genome shotgun sequence genome encodes these proteins:
- the LOC139839783 gene encoding uncharacterized protein produces the protein MLRLGKISAHWPWEDVRPAIVGPDGKEMKMKRVLTAEEIAGIAFRKQNVNQPLEQEKTGENAPATSGNKRKAAEASQSQQKKKKLTPKQREDKRNDNFVPIEPRSADLPPPSSGHAEETHHTPPRVNPDLEATVMDSGPVTDKFNAYVDAVKDHEVNKAVLEVIQACSLTPPYPDAVQKKLKEGTAAALLEAENATTTIPIPLIDAFAADPNMPIDGFLKEDF, from the exons atgttgcggctagggaagatatccgcacactggccatgggaggatgtgcgtccagccatagtcggaccggatggaaagg agatgaagatgaagagagtactgactgcggaggagattgcgggcatcgccttccgcaaacagaatgtgaaccagccgttagagcaggagaagactggcgagaatgcacctgccacctccggcaataagcgcaaggccgccgaagcctcccaatcccaacagaagaagaagaaactcactcccaaacagagggaggacaagcggaacgataacttcgttcccatcgaaccccgttctgcggatctacctcccccatcctCTG GGCATGCGGAAGAAactcatcacaccccaccgcgggtcaatccggacctcgaagctact gtgatggattCTGGGCCAGTTACCGATAAGTTCAATGCCTATGTTGACGCGGTGAAAGATCACGAAGTCAACAAGGCAGTCTTAGAGGTGATTCAAGCCTGCAGCCTTACACCACCGTACCCTGACGCTGTGCAGAAgaaattgaaggagggtacggctgcggcaTTGCTGGAAGCGGAGAATGCTACCACCACCATTCCTATCCCTCTAATCGATGCGTTTGCGGCGGACCCAAACATGCCGATTGATGGGTTTCTCAAGGAGGATTTTTAG